The following coding sequences are from one Rutidosis leptorrhynchoides isolate AG116_Rl617_1_P2 chromosome 11, CSIRO_AGI_Rlap_v1, whole genome shotgun sequence window:
- the LOC139876740 gene encoding probable glutathione S-transferase, with the protein MGDVKLFRTWSSPFALRIVWALKLKGIEYETIYEDLANKSSLLLEYNPVYKKVPVLLHNGKPICESLVILEYIDETWNTSTRFLPEDPLDRATARFWAKFNDEKVMSSVFHAHVSQGVEQEEAKDVVLKHLNIVENLLTGKKFFSGETFGFLDLVFGWIANYLELLEETGGIQLVDKQRFPLISAWKENFCNIPVIKESWPDREKLITRFRLRREHFISSAEGK; encoded by the exons atgggagATGTGAAGCTTTTCAGGACATGGTCAAgcccttttgctttaaggattgtTTGGGCATTGAAACTAAAAGGTATAGAATATGAAACCATCTATGAAGATCTTGCCAACAAGAGTTCTTTACTACTCGAATACAATCCTGTTTACAAAAAAGTACCCGTGTTGCTACACAACGGAAAACCTATATGCGAATCACTTGTAATTCTTGAGTACATCGATGAGACATGGAACACGAGTACTCGTTTCTTACCTGAAGATCCGCTTGATAGAGCTACCGCACGGTTTTGGGCAAAGTTTAATGATGAAAAG GTCATGTCATCAGTATTTCATGCTCATGTCAGCCAAGGAGTGGAGCAAGAAGAAGCAAAGGATGTAGTCTTAAAGCACCTAAACATAGTTGAAAATCTGCTAACTGGAAAAAAGTTCTTCAGTGGAGAAACATTTGGATTCTTAGATCTCGTATTTGGATGGATCGCAAACTATCTTGAACTATTAGAAGAAACGGGTGGAATACAACTCGTAGACAAACAGAGATTTCCATTAATATCGGCTTGGAAGGAGAACTTTTGCAATATCCCGGTAATCAAAGAAAGCTGGCCAGATCGAGAGAAGCTGATAACCAGGTTCCGACTTCGGCGTGAACATTTCATTTCCTCAGCCGAAGGGAAATGA